The nucleotide window GTTCACATTTATTTAAGTTACCGGTAACATGTTACCGATAACATGAATAAGATAAACCCATATTTTCAAGTGAATTCAAAAATTGAGATCACGCGCAACTTTAGTTATGAGGATAAGTTATGGCTGGTAGTAGTGTCATCGTTATGGGCGTTTGTGCGAGTGGAAAAAGTACAATCGGCGAGCAACTAGCGAAAAAGCTAGGACGAAAATTCATTGATGGTGATGATCTTCACCCACGAGCGAACATCCAGAAAATGGCATCTGGCCAACCTCTGAATGATGACGATCGCAAGCCATGGTTAGAGCGTATTCGTGATGCAGCCTACAGTCTGGAAAGCAAAAACGAACACGGTGTGATCGTCTGTTCTGCTCTGAAAAAGATCTACCGCGATCAGATACGAGAAGGCAACAATAATGTGACTTTCCTGTTTTTGGATGGCGACATGGAATTGATCCTTAATCGCATGCGCCTGCGCCAAGGCCACTTCATGAAAGAAAACATGGTGAAAAGCCAGTTTGAAGCCCTTGAGCGCCCAGATAATGAACCTCAAACTCTGGTCGTCAGTATTGAAGGTGACATCAGTGGCGTTGTTGAACGCTCTGCAGCGGAACTCTTGAAACAGCAACCGGTTGAGGAGGCATCATGACCCACTCCGTTATTCTCAATGTAACCGAACGTCTTATCGAACGCAGCCGCGAAGCCCGCGCCGCATTTTTAGCTCGTACCGAGAGTCAGTCTGAAGCAGGTAAAGGCCGTACAGGCCTGTCTTGTGGCAACCTTGCGCATGCGGTGGCGGCGTCATGTTCTACCGAGAAAGATAATATTCTCGATTTTACTCATTCCAATGTCGCGCTGATCAGTGCTTACAACGATATGTTGAGCGCCCACCAGCCTTACCAAGAATACCCAGCACAAATTAAGCAAGTACTGGCACAGTATGGACACACGGCTCAAGTGGCAGGTTGCGTACCAGCGATGTGCGATGGCGTGACGCAAGGTCAGCCTGGTATGGATATGTCGCTGTTTTCCCGCGACTTAATTGCTCAATCGACAGCGTTGTCTCTAAGTCATAATGTCTTTGATGCCACATTGCTGCTTGGCATCTGCGATAAAATCGCACCGGGACAACTGATGGGAGCACTCTCGTACGCTCACCTGCCAGCTGCCTTTGTACCTGCTGGTTTAATGGCCACCGGCATCAGCAATGAAGAAAAAGTCGATGTGCGCCAGAAATACGCAGCGGGTGAAGTAGGAAAAGATGCTCTACTGGATATGGAGTGTCGCGCTTATCACTCTCCAGGTACCTGTACTTTTTACGGCACGGCAAACACCAACCAACTGGTGTTTGAAGCAATGGGATTAATGCTGCCGGGCTCAGCGTTTATTCATCCTCATACTGAGCTACGTAAAGCCCTGACCGATCATGCGGCAGTGAAGATAGCGTCCATGACTGCAGGCTCCAGCAACTTCCGTCCTCTGGCAGAGGTCGTGACAGAAAAGAGTTTGATCAACGGTATCATTGCGCTGCTGGCATCAGGCGGCAGTACCAACCACACCATTCATATGGTCGCCGTCGCACGTGCGGCAGGTATCTTACTCACCTGGCAAGACATCAGTGATTTATCGGAAGTCGTGCCTCTACTGGCGCGCGTGTACCCGAACGGTCCGGCAGATATGAATGCATTTCAGGCAGCTGGCGGC belongs to Vibrio sp. STUT-A11 and includes:
- the edd gene encoding phosphogluconate dehydratase, translated to MTHSVILNVTERLIERSREARAAFLARTESQSEAGKGRTGLSCGNLAHAVAASCSTEKDNILDFTHSNVALISAYNDMLSAHQPYQEYPAQIKQVLAQYGHTAQVAGCVPAMCDGVTQGQPGMDMSLFSRDLIAQSTALSLSHNVFDATLLLGICDKIAPGQLMGALSYAHLPAAFVPAGLMATGISNEEKVDVRQKYAAGEVGKDALLDMECRAYHSPGTCTFYGTANTNQLVFEAMGLMLPGSAFIHPHTELRKALTDHAAVKIASMTAGSSNFRPLAEVVTEKSLINGIIALLASGGSTNHTIHMVAVARAAGILLTWQDISDLSEVVPLLARVYPNGPADMNAFQAAGGVPALLHRLDESNLLHRDVKPVFGEFSAQMTMPSLNDGQLVWTACNGSLDGDVIAAPEAVFQNTGGTRVLDGNLGKAVVKVSAVKEEQRIIEAPAVVFQCQHEVEAAYKRGELNKDCIVVVTHNGPAANGMPELHKLMPILGNVQKMGFKVALVTDGRLSGASGKIPSAIHVSPEAIRGGAIGLVRTGDVIRVDCQTGELNNLTDASGRTVMQLDTESTQQTWGRGFFEVIRHNVSSADQGASFIV
- a CDS encoding gluconokinase; this translates as MAGSSVIVMGVCASGKSTIGEQLAKKLGRKFIDGDDLHPRANIQKMASGQPLNDDDRKPWLERIRDAAYSLESKNEHGVIVCSALKKIYRDQIREGNNNVTFLFLDGDMELILNRMRLRQGHFMKENMVKSQFEALERPDNEPQTLVVSIEGDISGVVERSAAELLKQQPVEEAS